Part of the Hemicordylus capensis ecotype Gifberg chromosome 7, rHemCap1.1.pri, whole genome shotgun sequence genome, GATAAACATAATTAAAAGCAAAGGAACACAGCTTTCGAAACGTGTCGGgtgttttttggcggggggggaggttgtAGCTCAAGGTCAGCGAATGATGGGTAGCTTTTATTTGTGCCTCTTGTAGACGCTTAATTGGAAAGAGCGTTCAGCAGCCCGAGAGCAGAATACAATAGTCCCCACCAAGCAGATTGTTTTCAATTGACTGTCTACCTTCCTTAGAGGCCTCTCTAAACTTGGCAGGACCAcattggcggcggggggggggggggcggtggaacTGCAGAGTATCACTTCAGCCACGGACTCCACAGCCCACAAATCTGTTCGGAACATCAGATCAGCCCCGGAACACGGGGAGCAAAACACAAAGAAGGGCACCTCTGAGCATCCGCAGAGTTGGTCCTGTGTGCTAAGGGGCCATAGCTCTGGTAGAGGttctgcttggcacgcagaaggtcccaggttcaatctccaggtagggctgggagaggctcctgcctgaagccttggagagctgctgccagtcagtgtagacaagactgagcgaggtggacggagggtctggctcagcaggaggcagcttcctaggttcctaacccCAGGCAGCTCGAAGGCACTGCAGGCAAAGTAGCCAGGTggatgctgcccccacccccaaacactaCCCAAGATATAGCTTCCCATATAGAACTGAAAAGGTACCCTCACAGAAAGCCCCCTGCAGAGAAGATCAGCTTCACCACTGCAGTGGCCTGGGGAAGGGGTGGAGGGACGGGACAGGCTGCCTTCTTAGACGCGGGTACTAGGGATACAGCCTACTGAAGACACCATGACTTGCTCCTGAGTAAGCATGCAGAGGCGTAGAGTGGGAGACATGCAAAGGGCAGACCTCTCTTCCCAAGAAGTCCTGCTGGTAGTTGGAGCGTCAGGTACGTTAAAGGACTTCCTCCAGGGAAAGCCCCCTGCACCTACTCGCAGCCCCATTTCGGCACAAAGTAACTTTGAACAGGAGCAGAGCGCCTTTTTACATACACACAACACCACAATGCTAAGGGTTCTGTCTCCTTTTAATCAATACACAAGCAGCCCCCATTCAAGGGCTGGTCTCTCTCCTCCTCTAGGATCCGGGTGAGGGGCAGATGGCCCCTGCACCCTTgggcccagccccaccccccaaaactcCAGACGTCACCATGCCGAGCACTGTCAGTCCCGCAGCTGCACAGAGACGCTGCTGTCTGTTGCTCTCGTCCAGAGGAACCCAGCTGGCGTCTCGACTCCTTTGGTCTTGTGCTGGAAGTGGATATAGCGGACACCTGGACCGTAGTGCTTGAAAAGGTGAGAAACCTTGAAAGAGACCCGGGAGAGAAAAGGGGTCTCAGTCCATGAGGTAGAACCACAGAGCTGTGGCACTGGAGGGCATAGGGCACCCCAGAGAGCCTCTAGTCTGACCCCATCTCCTTTCCAGCACAGATAAAGTGATTTCCTAGCAGCCACCAGGGTGGCTCAGTCAACCAATctggctttaggaacataggaagctgcaatatactgagtcagacccttagtctatctagctcagtattgtcttcacagattggcagcagcttctcccaggttgtaggcaggaatctctctcagccctatcttggagatgccgccagggagaggacttggaaccttctgctcttccccgaggggctccatcccctgagaggaatatcttccagtgctgctcacacttctagtctcccattcatatgcaaccagggaggaccctgcttagctaaggggacacgtcatgcttgcgaccacaagaccagctctctttgcaCCTGGGTTTGTTCTATTCAGCCACACCCTCTGTTTCCACATCTGAAatatagcaacagcagcaacttGTGCTGCAAAAAATGGTTGGTAGCCATTACTGTTTGCTGCACCTCCCAAACATTTCAGCAAAGGCTAAGTTTgcctatggcattctctgccactggatgtggtgatggccaccagattggatggctttcaaaggggtttagacaaattcatggtgttCAGGTCTCTCATGGCTACTAATCTGGGTGGCtacaggctgcctccaggctccgaggcaggggagcaacagcaggagggggggggcatgcctacatctcttgcctgcgggcttcccagaggcatctgggaaacagaatgctagggaggccttgttgggcctgatccagcagggctcttgggCTCTGTTTCTGATACCAACATCTCGGCCGTCTACCACAATCAATAATAATAGCAACTCCTAAAACCCAGTCCTTACGTGGAACCAGTTCTTGTTCTTCAAATCTTGCTCGTGTTCACGTGCCACGTGGTGAAATTCACCAATTACCAGGGTCCCGTCGGCTCCCAGCAGCTGGACGTGAAGCTCGTAAACGGAGCTGGCCAGTTTGCTGTGCTCATACCTGGAGAGAGAAAGGACTCCTTGCAGCTGCAGAGTGGCCCAGGAGGGCCTTGGGGGCACCCCAAGACCTCAGAGGAGGGGTCAGGCTTCTAgggcatttttcttcttcttcccctgtacaatagtgcaggggttctcaacatggGTCCCCGTAtggtgtcggactacaactcccaccatccccagtgatggccggggatgatggcagttgtgatCCAAAgtagtctggggacccaaggttgagaagccctgcacaAGTGAGGACACAAGACTCTCTAACTGGACAACTGCTGCCCTCCAGTGGTACACAGGAGCATTTCCTCTTAATAGTCACTTTTCTGTCTGAATATTTGCAGGGGGAGCACATTCAAGAAGCAGAATCCTAGACTATGGAAACAGTCAGAACTCATGTAAGCTAACCTGCCTTCTTCCCTGCCACTGAGAgaggcgctgtgtgtgtgtgtgtgtgtgtgtgtgtgtgtgtgtgtgtgtgtgtagagggggaaATTGACACATCACTCAAATttgtaagccagaggttgcaaacAAAGCTCTGGAATCATATAgccctgggttccccagaagtcATTGGGTGCCAGCTCCCCTCTtccccaggtagagctgtgcggggCTGCACAGcgctacctgatgaatggccagcttgcaggcagcaTGGCCCTCGTCGACACTGGGGCAGGGCAGCAGAGCCAGCAGAAACCGGAACtgttgggaaccagaggcagttgTGCCGCAGATGGCGCCTCCTTGGTtcattaggacgagctgctcctgGGTTGGAGGGATGGGCTTCCAGAGCAGGTGGTGTGCTTGCTAGGCAGCTGTGAGCCTTGGCAGCCCTCTCGTTCCGCACATCCAAATTGTGCGTTGAGAATACGGATTCCCTTCCGGTGCGCTGTGCCCACCCAGGCCAGTGAGGAACAGGGACCCCGTGCCAGGAAAGCCAGCCGCCCCCAGCCCCCGCTTCACACTGACCAGTCCATGACGGTGATGTTGGGTTGGTACAAATCCAGCAACGCCTCCCAGAGACCTTCAGCCAGGAGATCCACGCGCTGCTCCTTGACACGCCAGCTAGGAAGGGCGAGAGTTTCAAAGGCAGTGCGTCAAGCAGGCCAAAGGGccggagagctggtctgctggtagccagcatgaatggccccctttgctcagcagggtctggcctggtttgcattttgatgggagactacatgtgagcactgccagatcttcccctgaggggatatgGGGGTcatagagcatctgcctgcttgcctctccagatagactcctgcctgcagccttggagaagccgctgccagtctgtgtaggcaatactgagccagatggaccagtggtctgactcagtatatggcagcttcccatgttccaaaAGAGGGAGACAGCTGCTCAGGGGTTGCATCGGCCACTCAGGAGTCCATCTCTAGGCACCCACTCACCTATAGCGTGGAGAGGCCAAGCTTAGGGGGTCTTGCTTGCTGTCCTCAGGGATGGGCTCGATGCTTATTTGCCAGCCTTTGAAGTTGCCTGTGAGGAAATGGGAAGTTatcccaaagaaagaaagaaaatgttcaTCAGGAAGGTTGCCAACACCTGCATGCCAAAATCTTGCCATCTTGAGTTAAGTCcccctgagcatatacagaggaCTTCCCTTAGGGGCACTCTGCACGGACTCTGACCTACATCCTTCTTTGAAAGTGCTGTTTCTCTTAGAGGAAGAAActctttgcacatgctcaaaaggccacTCCACTTGAGGGAGGCCAGCATCTTCTTTAAACCTGAAGTTGCAAACACCAGCTAGTTCTCTGCTTGCCAGGTGATGCCTTCGGACACTTTCTACTGCTTATAGGTCCATCCGCTCCACTTTTATGCCACTCACCTTGGGGGTCCAGAGGCACCTGGGATGCACTGGGTGGGCAGGGTGGGGCTGCTTCATAAATGTTCACACCTGTACcaaggaaggggaagaaggagCAATGGGAGTGAATGGGATCTCTCCCGATTCCCTTTAACACCCTGCCCAACCGACTGACTCTCTGATCTTCCCTCCAACTGCCTCAGTTTCCTCCTGGAAGTGGACTGGGTGAAAGGAATCGGGGccagatgggggagagagagagagaggagcaaccaccTCATTTGGCtggcgcgcatgcacacacacacacacaccccatgagtCACTATTGCCCGGTGCTCTGGGCAAGGAAACCTGCAGAACCCCTCCAGGCATTTCTTTGCCTTTGTCTTCTGTGCCAACGAGTTGAGACAGGCTCCTGAGctgccctgccttgccctgcaGTCTCCTTAAACCACGACTCCCTTGCGGCTAAGCTGCTGTGGGTGTCCTCCTGAACAGAAAGGAGGCATCTCCACTAATCCAGTGGCCTTTGAGTAGTCAGGAAGACAACCGTATTCCAGACCAGAGGTGCTCCtgggtagttttggagcctggacctaaaggcttttggaggccccccacccagtattttaaacacattttttaacaTGACCACACCACTCGGGAGAGACTAAGaaggattggggggtggggggggctctagactttggcccagaagtccagggggaagagcgccCCTGTTCCAGACCCACCAACCACCCTTCTGCCTCTCCTAGGTTCATCTGCATGCTCTCAGTTGGCTGGGAAGATTCTAAAGACAGCCCTAGACAAGCAGCTCATCCATATGGGCAGACCTCTCACCAGTCGCCTCTTACTCATTGGCTGCATTCCTGTGACATCATGGAATGCCCACAACAGTTCCAGTGGCTCAAGTGTAAAGCTTCAGCAAAGGAGGTTGGAGCAGCTAGGACTTTCTTGAAATGTCCGGAGGCATCACAGAAGCACAGCCGCTGGCTTGGATGTCTAAGCTCAGCTCAAGATTTTGAGGGGTTGAAGACCATGTCTGGGGTCTTGGTCGTCTGATGAGAAGATGGGATTTCCTGTCCACAGGAGCCTGGTGCCTACCCCTTGCAAGCCAAGGCTTTGCGAATGATATTTGAAACAGAACTGGAAGCTAACCCGCATCGACACCAGGACATCTCTTGACTTCCACCCTCCCAGGTCCCATCCGGTTTGCTGTCTTACATAGGCAGCCAGAGAGTGCCAACAACCTGTACCCAGAGGTGCACCCCCCAAGTTAAGCATTCTCATCCTCCTACCCACCCCACCATGACACTCACAGTATTTTCcatacatgggttcttgagggcacatcagcaactgaactcacatgaATGTAGGAATCGAAAGCAGGTACACGTATGCAAACATGCacaagcagaaacatttcagcacgcaACTTAACGCATTCCTGCCCCACAGATTTCTCCCCTCACGCCCTGCTCTGTCTCCAAAGCAGAAGTCCCGCTCAGCCGCCCGCTGCAGTTTGGGCCAGCACCTGGcacggcgaccacaccacccagcacaGAGGGGGATTGGGGCAAAGGGGGTTGGGGCGGGagccccccagggggtgtggaggccctgcactTCGACCTGCACCCTCCTCGACCTCCTGAGAGAGACAGCGGCACCCAGTTCTTGCAGAGATCCAGCTCTGCTTGAGCCTGTTCTCCGTCTCCACAGCAGGACAGTCTGGGCCTCTCGAGTGGCCAGAAATCCCCCCGCATCAGACTCTTCTCTCAGGGGGCTGCtgccactggggatggggctgctgctgcgggTGGGagctcagcaacctctggaggaggaggaggaccagcaCAGGCTGGCAGCCCCTGCTCCAGGAGCCGGCAGCAGGGAGGGCCCTACCTTCGGGGTTGGGGCTCTGCAGGAGGTTCCTCTCGAAGGGCTTCTTCAGGGCCCCCAGGCGGAGGAGGCGCTTCCCATCGGGGTCCTCCTCGGGGGGCAGCGGGACCCCCCTCCGGCGCAGTCCCCACCGCTCCTCAAAGCGCTGCCGCCAGTCGGGCTCCGCTTCCGCGGGCGGGGAGGGCGGCTGCGGTGGCTGCGAGGCCATCCTGGGGCGGCCGGGCGGGCGATGTGGACGGGGCGGAAGAGGGAGTTCCTCTCTGCTCGACTtgccggaggcggcggcggcggcggcggcaccttTTCCGACGGGGAGGGAGGGGCCGCCCAGGCAGCATTGGGCAGTTGCAGCTCAGCgcgggggggcaggcggggcggGGGTTGGAGAAGGCGTCTGCAGGTTGCGCACATTCTCCAGAAACCATTTGCGCAGGAACTGAAATCCCGGGAACTCCACGCTTCACTGGATCCATGCACAGCGCCCTGGAGAGCAATTGCAGCGGCACAGAAGGCACTCTAGGCATGCTCAAGAGCACCCTTGTCTTCAACATCTCTCCACCGATTGCTTAAGGCAGCAGTGTATCCAGAGGACACCTTGAACACAGCCTGCTCAACATGAGGCAAGaggactgccccccaccccggatgGCAAAGGCAGAAGGGATTGCTGGGGTGCAGACACTCCACCCCATAGAAGCCTCTGTCCCCCGTCCCCGCCCCCCTCGTGCTTGGGACCCCAACTTATCCAAGGTGGCTCTGGCCTCCCAGCACATCACCACCACTAATTATAACTTGGAAATCTTTAAGACCTGGGCGGAGAGCTTTGCGGTGTGGTGCTTGTCTCCCACACAAGTCTGCAAGGTAGGACTGTCCCTATTTTATAGACAGGAGGGAAGGAGACCCCCAGCCAAGTTGCATTATGCCTGAGGGAAACCACTGGCTTGGGTGGCcttaaaagggacttggacaaatcTAGAACTATTGGCCAAAAAGCAGCGGAACGGAGCCTCCATTGGCGAGGAGAGTCTACCACCGTGGACCAACAGGGAAGTGCCCCCATTGTGGGCTTCCTTGAGGCATCCGACTGGCCCCTGTGAGGAGCAGCAGGAcacaggaggagagggaagtgcCGAGATCTGACCCAACGGAGCTCTTCTCAAGGAAGAGCAGAATCCTGGCCCTGCCCTTCACAGCTGAACAGAAGAGGGGATATTGGCAGGTGCCGTTTGTCACACGAGGCTGGGAGAAGTCTGCCAAAATTCTCCCTCGACACCTGGATGGCCCGCTCAGCCAGTCTCCTTTGGGGTGCTATTGTGAggacaccccccgcccccgcccacaCCGCCCTTTCTGCATTCcaggggaagctgcagggaggcgGCTTCTTGGCAAACAGGTTCCGCAGGCCTCCGCAGCTGCTCTGGCCACCCCCCAGCAGGAAGCATCGTCCCAGCACAGAAGGAACCACCAGATCCAGCCCAGAGCCCAGCACGGATCTCCCTACACCCCgccccaccttcctctcctcGAGGAAgctcatccccccgcccccctgtaaAGTGACAACCTGCTCCTTGGCTGAGAGGTGGGAGGGCCAGGTACCTACTTCCTTGtttcacctgcctgcctgccggagCAGAGCAGAGCCCCATGAGAGGCGAGGCTGCACCTGGGAGCTGGCAGCATTTTGCCCAGGAGGAGAGCTTCCACCCTGCAAAGAGGGAGCTTTTTTCCTGAAAAGCAGTGAAACCAAATGGACTGAGCAAGAGGAAACGACATCTTGGTTCTGCATACAAGAAGGGACTGCTCAGTGTGTGCGTGGCTCTCGCCTTATCAGAGCAGATGCTCCTTTGGCTGTTCAAGCTCCTGCTACCAATATAAAGTGTGGGGTGGAACACCTTTTGTACCGAAAGCACTATTCAAATGTGTGTTTGAGTGGTTAGGAGCGATGATGTGGAGGTTTATGGTCATTTGCTGGGATCTGTAAATGTGTGATGTAATCGCTCATGTTAACCATACCACATTCGTTTGCAGACCGCCACTGTGCAAGTATTTCAAGGCAAGCCTAGAGCAAAGGGAAGAGGGCCCTAGTGGTCATCTCTGCACCCCCAGTGAAAAGAGTCTTGCTACACTTCTGCATGAGATTCTACTGTGTAGCTCAGCTTTTCAaacatgtgtatacacacacagagcgcaAGGTAAGCCTCCAAAAACATGAGCATTAGTTAAACATAAAGGAAAGAAAACACACCTTTGTAATTGTAAAACTAGAACTTTTGACTATTTAAAACTGTCACCCAAGTTaacaccacatctgaaaaagaaaaacacgAAGAAACCCACAGCCAGATCTCACCACATGAAATCCATGTTCTTTATACAATACATCTCATGGCTGAACCGTCACTAGAATTCATCACAGCAGTCTGTCagaaacagatttaaaaaaatcatcccaACACAAAATACTGTTGTGTGTTacaaaaaaattacaatataaataacttctcttttaaaaaaaggtaacaaAAACCCACAAAATGAATCAGTAGTAGTTCtcgtagtgggggggggggggggagaggagagaatctCCCCTTCACGTCAAGCCTCCCCTTATACAAAAGTCATCAAGCTACAGGCAGGCTGGATggatggagggggaaggggctTGGAGGCCAGTTCTGTGGGCCAGCAGAAGGTGGGCTGCTGGACCTGTCGTCAGAATCCCAATGGTACATCGCAGGAagtcagggtggggtggggagtagtGTGGTGGCAGCCAGGTTCTGTAGCCTGTGGGAAGTGTAATCCGTGTAGAAACCCTGTGGCCAGCCCAGCACCCAGAGCGCTTGAAAGCACGACAGACTGGAAATCTTTCCCCCTGAAGAAGTAGTGTTTTTGCATCCTTTGTTAGTGCTGTAAAGAAAGTTGTCTGCTGttgtgaggcggtggtggggacgATTCCTGAAGGAAGGGCAGCAGCTGGCTGTCAGAGAAGGGAAGAGGCGAGgtagccagccagcccaccctcTCTTCCACAAGAAACGGTTTAGAGGCGAGTTGCCAGAAGCAGAAACAAGAAGAGACTGGCTCAGATTTAAAGCTGTGATCTGGTTTTAAAAACTGTCCTCAGATGTGGGACAATCCAACCTTTTAGAAGAAGGCGGCTGGATCCTCCCTGGTTTCAACGGTGAAGGTCAAGAGCGCCAGCGAGAGCATGAGGAACGGAGCCCAACTGTTGGAAGGAAGCCGAGTCTCCCAAGGGAGATTTCAAGGGCCTGAAGACCTCTCGGTTCTGAGGCTCAACTGGGGAACAGCcaagaagccccagatgctagCCGACTCCACGGCCGAGCCAGCAGGCTGGCCGGCCCACAAGAGCAGAGTTGTAGCTGCAGGCTCAAGAGCACCGcctctgcaggcagcccaagcaggcgctgggaggagagagcaggccAGGGAGAGTCCCAGGCTGGCAGGCGGCAAGCAAAGGTGCCCTCCGGAGCTGGAAAGAGGCCTCACCGTCCCCCgtgagggagaggagaagcagaaAACCACCCTGCCCACCCCCGGCCAGAAGAGGCAGAGGCCAGACCTTTGCCAGGAGGCCATGGGGGCGATGTTTCCAATGGGGAGAGGGCAGCTCCGGAGCACAGCAGTAGCCTCTCCCCAGAGCTTCACTAGAAGATTCGGAAGAGGTATATGCACACAATGGGGTTTACTGGCCatcagcagtgggtgggggagcaaagcGCACAGCCCTTTCGGCAGCCCTGCATGGGCTTGGCCGGGGGCTCCTAGTGCGACcgtgtggctgggggtgaggggagtgacGGTgccaccacatctggggacccccaagCCGGGGCACCCCCGAGCCAGACACTCCCCAAACCAAGAGTCACAAATACACCAGCAAGCACCTGGTTTTCATCCGTGAGAGATGCGAAGTGGAAcccaaggggtggggtggggggttctttgGATGGATGGTTCCTTCTCTGAGAAGGAAACAAATGATGGACAAGAAGCTTAGCAAGGAAGCTGGCAGCGGCTGGGAGGCCACAGGGAGGGCACCTGCAGGGACCCTACCCTCATCGCTTGAGCCCCAGAGGGGACTTGGAGGTGCTTCCCCAGCTCACAACAGCTGCAActaggtgggaggggtaagataTGCCTGTGAGGATCTAAAAAccaggtggggagagggaatcctCAAACgttctaaaaaacaaaaccctttcccaataactctgcatgcagaaaagcCCGCACTGTACAGCATGCAAGGGAAAGCCAAGCGGGACATGACGGATGCCACTGGAGGTGCCTCTTTTCACCCCTGTGGCTGACaagacaacccccaccccctgcaaatcgGGTGCCAGGCCAGCTCCTGAAGCCTCCTTGGCCCCCCCGGAGCCGGCTTCCAAATGCTCAGAGCAGCATGGCAcctttgccaccctgctggcctgCAGGCTTCCCTG contains:
- the NCCRP1 gene encoding F-box only protein 50; its protein translation is MASQPPQPPSPPAEAEPDWRQRFEERWGLRRRGVPLPPEEDPDGKRLLRLGALKKPFERNLLQSPNPEGVNIYEAAPPCPPSASQVPLDPQGNFKGWQISIEPIPEDSKQDPLSLASPRYSWRVKEQRVDLLAEGLWEALLDLYQPNITVMDWYEHSKLASSVYELHVQLLGADGTLVIGEFHHVAREHEQDLKNKNWFHVSHLFKHYGPGVRYIHFQHKTKGVETPAGFLWTRATDSSVSVQLRD